In Pirellulales bacterium, one genomic interval encodes:
- a CDS encoding type IV secretion system DNA-binding domain-containing protein yields MRFFHRSANGAAQTTTTNTGSKIIFGNGELDEREATGGFLLVGAPGSGKSLLLLLLMKSVLGSIGGNRDVRALVYDAKQNILPLLRAIAPNAKIVTTNPWDKRGVAWDMSRDVREPRVAIEIAFTLIPRVHESQPFFADAARHLLYGVMLSFILSNVDWKLADVLRAVSTPKLLRRVLRRHPETKTILARYFYDPRLVANIMSTIATKLLPLEPIAASWEQATEQVSIEEWTTSDMILVLGNSESSRTAIDSINRCMSKRACDLTLNLPDSFKRRSWFIWDELAEAGKQDGLISLMKKGRSKGACVAIAFQSISGLRDQQMYGTYQTDELLGLMANRFIGRLECPVTADWASSLFGDQLIDQVSTSVSTSPQGRSRSESHQEAVRKAVLSSELMSTPTCTTEDGLSGYYIVRSRGCYTATIPGEQVFGRDFIVPDASVPDFVPRDWRCQLLRPWTPSEELKFAGPRPVKSTSRRKTSQRPASPLRFDPWDADADSTSGLEATDGPDKSPPSEPTP; encoded by the coding sequence ATGCGATTCTTTCATCGATCCGCGAACGGTGCAGCACAGACCACCACTACGAATACAGGCTCGAAGATCATTTTCGGCAACGGTGAGTTGGATGAGCGCGAGGCGACTGGTGGGTTTCTCTTGGTTGGAGCACCAGGTAGCGGAAAGAGCCTGCTGCTCCTCTTACTCATGAAGTCAGTTCTTGGTTCGATCGGGGGCAATCGCGACGTTCGAGCCTTGGTCTACGACGCCAAGCAAAACATTCTCCCTTTACTCCGTGCCATTGCTCCGAATGCCAAGATCGTCACAACGAATCCTTGGGACAAGCGCGGCGTGGCCTGGGACATGTCCCGCGACGTCCGCGAGCCTCGCGTAGCCATTGAGATCGCCTTCACTTTGATTCCTCGCGTTCACGAGAGTCAGCCCTTCTTCGCAGACGCTGCCCGCCATTTGCTCTACGGCGTGATGCTGAGCTTCATTCTCTCCAACGTAGACTGGAAGCTCGCCGACGTGCTGCGCGCTGTGTCGACTCCGAAACTGCTTCGCAGGGTACTTAGGAGGCACCCTGAAACGAAGACGATTCTTGCCCGGTACTTTTATGATCCCCGCTTGGTCGCAAACATCATGTCCACCATAGCCACCAAGCTCCTTCCACTAGAACCTATCGCTGCGTCGTGGGAACAGGCGACGGAGCAAGTGTCCATCGAGGAGTGGACGACCAGCGACATGATCCTGGTGCTAGGGAACTCTGAATCGAGTCGCACGGCCATCGATTCAATCAATCGCTGCATGTCTAAACGTGCCTGCGACCTGACGCTGAACCTGCCAGACTCATTCAAGCGACGATCCTGGTTCATCTGGGATGAACTCGCAGAGGCGGGCAAGCAAGACGGGCTTATATCTCTGATGAAAAAGGGCCGCTCCAAAGGGGCCTGCGTCGCCATCGCCTTTCAGAGCATTTCTGGCCTCCGCGACCAGCAAATGTACGGCACCTACCAGACCGACGAGCTCCTTGGGCTAATGGCAAACAGGTTCATCGGTCGCTTGGAATGTCCGGTGACGGCAGACTGGGCGTCGTCGCTTTTCGGTGACCAGCTGATCGACCAGGTCTCCACCAGCGTCAGCACCTCGCCTCAAGGCCGAAGCCGGAGCGAATCCCACCAAGAGGCCGTCCGCAAAGCCGTACTGTCCTCCGAGCTGATGTCCACGCCGACTTGCACAACTGAAGACGGCCTGAGCGGCTACTACATCGTTCGCTCGCGCGGCTGCTACACAGCAACCATTCCAGGCGAACAAGTCTTTGGCCGAGATTTCATTGTTCCGGATGCCAGCGTTCCAGACTTTGTTCCCCGCGACTGGCGCTGCCAACTCCTGCGTCCCTGGACACCTTCCGAGGAACTGAAATTCGCCGGCCCACGCCCGGTGAAATCTACTTCTCGGCGTAAAACATCACAGCGTCCCGCCTCACCACTTCGGTTTGATCCGTGGGATGCCGACGCTGACTCGACGTCCGGTCTTGAGGCTACGGATGGCCCCGATAAGTCCCCCCCTTCGGAGCCCACCCCATGA
- a CDS encoding helix-turn-helix domain-containing protein, giving the protein MIRPAPPHNDVPQASLLISPDDLATILKVSKRTLWRLLSGAKLPRPIHVGRSPRWRLEEINAWIEAGCPDLESWSRSTSE; this is encoded by the coding sequence ATGATTCGCCCAGCGCCACCCCACAATGACGTCCCGCAGGCCTCGCTGCTGATCTCCCCTGATGATCTTGCTACGATCCTAAAAGTGTCGAAACGCACACTTTGGAGACTTCTGAGCGGCGCAAAATTGCCGCGACCGATCCACGTTGGACGAAGTCCACGGTGGCGATTAGAGGAAATCAACGCGTGGATCGAAGCGGGATGTCCGGATCTAGAATCCTGGTCGCGCAGCACCTCGGAGTAA
- a CDS encoding site-specific integrase, whose protein sequence is MASIFKRSKKKGEPYSIQYLDHRNKRRTAKGFTDKGLTEELAAKLEADARLRRTGLVDASLDRVNSHRAIPIAEQLDEFEQSLSNNSRQYVRLTMGQVRRIVDGCGIKMLADIDAEAVQKYLRTRSKAKSTGHRTYNQYLQAFGTFCNWCLTTGRLLANPMLGVARLNQAVDVRHARRALSAEEVASLIASARSSGISIQRFSGEQRARIYLMAYLTGLRRRELGSLTAKSFNLNAEPPTLTVKATASKHRREDVLPLHPELAAMLSDWLKSLQPGAKLFPRIEQRKTHVMVRKDLERAGIPYETEDGIADFHASGRHTYITELLRNGASLPEAKELARHSDIKTTMRYTHIGLQDQAKAIAALRLVRMGDPVATDLPRAAPKPKPALQMRCISGGSEGHSLASTGNGQSNDKRRNSRGSKSFGVVCPSLATNAEIGATGFEPATS, encoded by the coding sequence ATGGCTTCCATTTTCAAGCGATCGAAGAAGAAGGGCGAGCCGTACTCGATTCAGTACCTCGACCATCGAAACAAGCGACGCACCGCAAAGGGATTTACCGACAAGGGGCTAACCGAGGAGCTTGCAGCCAAGCTTGAAGCTGATGCAAGGCTGCGTCGAACCGGATTGGTCGACGCGAGCCTTGATCGAGTAAACAGCCATCGTGCAATTCCAATTGCCGAGCAACTTGACGAGTTCGAACAAAGCTTATCGAACAATTCGCGGCAGTATGTGCGGCTGACGATGGGCCAGGTACGCCGGATCGTCGATGGCTGTGGCATCAAGATGTTGGCTGATATCGACGCTGAGGCGGTGCAAAAATACCTCCGTACCCGCTCCAAAGCGAAGAGCACGGGACACCGAACCTACAATCAGTACCTGCAAGCATTCGGCACTTTCTGCAATTGGTGCTTAACGACGGGCCGCCTGCTGGCCAATCCAATGCTGGGCGTCGCGCGGCTGAACCAAGCGGTGGATGTTCGTCACGCGCGTCGTGCATTGTCTGCCGAAGAAGTTGCCTCACTCATAGCATCCGCTCGGTCAAGCGGAATTAGCATTCAGCGATTTTCGGGAGAACAGCGTGCCCGGATCTACTTGATGGCATACCTGACGGGCCTACGCAGACGAGAGCTTGGAAGTCTCACCGCAAAGAGCTTCAACCTTAATGCAGAACCCCCGACGCTGACGGTTAAAGCCACTGCGTCCAAGCATCGTCGCGAGGACGTGTTGCCACTGCACCCCGAGTTGGCTGCGATGCTTAGCGACTGGCTCAAAAGCCTTCAACCTGGAGCGAAGCTTTTCCCACGGATTGAGCAACGCAAAACGCACGTGATGGTCAGAAAGGATCTCGAACGGGCGGGAATTCCCTACGAGACCGAGGACGGGATTGCCGATTTCCACGCCTCTGGTCGCCACACCTACATCACCGAGCTACTGAGAAACGGAGCGTCGCTGCCGGAGGCCAAGGAGCTGGCGCGACATTCTGATATCAAGACGACGATGCGGTACACCCATATCGGATTGCAGGACCAGGCCAAGGCCATCGCCGCGCTGCGGCTGGTACGCATGGGCGATCCCGTCGCCACGGATCTCCCCCGCGCTGCACCGAAACCTAAGCCCGCGCTGCAAATGCGCTGCATTTCTGGCGGCTCTGAGGGGCATTCGCTGGCATCGACTGGCAACGGGCAATCCAATGACAAACGCCGAAACTCTCGCGGCAGCAAGAGCTTCGGCGTTGTCTGTCCCTCGTTGGCAACGAATGCCGAAATCGGGGCGACAGGATTTGAACCTGCGACCTCTTGA
- the infC gene encoding translation initiation factor IF-3 — translation MERSQRINEQIRITPVRVISAEGEQLGIIPTEDAIRLAREAELDLVEVAPTERPPVCRIMDFGKFKYQQKKRQHKGHTHQSKIKEIRVRPKTDTHDIETKVNRARGFLEHKDKVVISVVFRGRELAHIEEGQRVVKQIIESLEDISKVEAPASQQGRRIVCILSPK, via the coding sequence ATCGAACGCTCGCAGAGAATCAACGAGCAGATCCGCATCACGCCCGTGCGGGTCATCTCGGCCGAAGGAGAGCAACTGGGCATTATTCCCACCGAGGACGCCATTCGACTCGCCCGCGAGGCAGAACTCGATCTGGTGGAAGTCGCCCCGACCGAGCGGCCCCCGGTATGCCGCATCATGGACTTCGGCAAGTTCAAGTACCAGCAAAAGAAGCGACAGCACAAGGGACACACGCACCAGAGCAAGATCAAAGAGATCCGCGTGCGCCCCAAAACCGATACGCACGATATCGAGACCAAGGTCAATCGCGCACGAGGATTCCTCGAGCACAAGGACAAGGTCGTCATCTCGGTCGTGTTTCGCGGTCGCGAGTTGGCACATATCGAAGAAGGCCAGCGCGTCGTGAAGCAGATCATCGAAAGCCTCGAGGATATCTCGAAGGTCGAGGCCCCCGCCAGCCAGCAGGGGCGGCGCATCGTGTGCATTCTGTCCCCCAAGTAA
- a CDS encoding peptidylprolyl isomerase, with protein MAKKASARHILVASEKECLDLKQQIGEGKDFAELARKHSKCPSGARGGDLGSFEPGRMVPEFDRVVFSIPVGEVSEPVKTQFGWHLLEVTSRTD; from the coding sequence ATGGCAAAGAAGGCCAGCGCTCGACACATCCTGGTCGCCTCGGAAAAAGAATGCCTCGATCTGAAGCAGCAGATCGGCGAGGGAAAAGATTTCGCCGAACTCGCCCGCAAGCATTCGAAGTGCCCCTCCGGCGCCCGCGGTGGTGACCTGGGCTCGTTCGAGCCGGGCCGCATGGTCCCCGAGTTCGATCGCGTCGTGTTCAGCATTCCCGTGGGCGAGGTCAGCGAACCCGTGAAGACTCAGTTCGGCTGGCACCTGTTGGAAGTTACGAGCCGCACCGACTGA